CCGCTCGACGGATCGCAGACGTCGCAGCAGGCGTCGAAGATCGCGCACGAACTCGCCAAGGCGCTCGAAGACGACCACCCCGAGCTCATCGTCTCGAGCATGCGCAAGATGCTCCGCGAAGGTCGCGTGCTCATCGACTGGAGCCAGAACAACCAGAACAAGACGACGATCGCGCCGTACTCGCTGCGCGGGCAGTTCCGTCCCACGGTGGCGGCGCCCCGCACGTGGGAGGAGCTCGAGCGCCCCGGCCTGCGACACCTCGACGCGCACGAGGTGCTCGCTCGGGTCGCCGACGGCCTCGATCCCACCGCACCGCTCGCCCGCTCAGGCGGCAGCGGGGCGGGTCCGCTGGCCACCTACCTCTCGATGCGCTCGAGCGAGGCCACGCCCGAGCCGATGCCCGATTCGAGCTGGGGCGCCGCGGGCGGGGGCGACCCGACGTTCGTCATCCAGGAGCATCACGCGCGCCGCCTGCACTTCGACTTCCGCCTCGAGCGCGACGGCGTGCTGAAGAGCTGGGCGGTGCCGAAGGGGGTGCCGGATGACCCGGGCACGAACCATCTCGCCGTGCAGACCGAGGACCACCCGATGGAGTACGGCTCGTTCGAGGGCACCATCCCGGCCGGGGAGTACGGCGCGGGTTCCGTGACGATCTGGGACTCCGGCACGTACGAGACCGAGAAGTGGCGCGACGACGAAGTCATCGTCGACGTCGACGGCCGCCCCGGTGGGCCGCTCGGTCGGGTGCGGCTCGCGCTCATCCGCACCGACGGCGAGGGCGAGAAGAGCACGTGGCTCATGCACCGCATGAAGGATCAGCGGCCCGGGCACTGGAGCCCGACGTCGAAGGCGCGGCACGCGAGCGAGGCGCCCGAAGACGGGGCCGATGCTTCCCCGGAGCCTGGTCTCGATACGCGTCCGCCTGCGGCGGGCGCTACTCGACCACCGAAGGCGGAGGCGAAACCCGCAGGCCGCGTCGGCCCGATCCTGCAACGGCCGATGCTCGCCACCGCGACGAACCCCGCCGTCGCCGCCTCGCTCGACCCCGCGGGCTGGGCGATCGAGTGGAAATGGGACGGCATCCGGGTGCTCGCGAGAACCGAGGACGGCGGCGTGCGCCTGCTCACGCGGAACGGCAATGACGTGACCGCGAAGTACCCCGAGCTCGCGGACATCTCCTCCGCGCTTCGCGGCGACGCGCTCGTCGACGGCGAGATCGTCGCCCTCGATGAGGATGGGCGGCCCAGCTTCGGGCTGCTGCAGCAGCGGATGAACCTGTCGAAGCTTCGTGAGATCGCGCGAGTCGCGGCATCCGTTCCGGTGCGACTGCGCCTCTTCGACGTGCTCGAGATCGCGGGATACGAAGTGATGGACGAGCCGTACGTCACCCGGCGCGCGCGGCTCGAGCGGCTCGTGCGGGAGCGCGAGGGGGTGCCGCTCGAGCTGCCGGAGCAGGTCGGCGGCACGGTCTCCGAGGCGCTCGAGGAGAGCCGTCGACTCGGTCTCGAGGGCATCGTCGCGAAGCGCCGGGACTCGCCGTACCGGCCGGGGGTGCGTTCCGACGAGTGGCTGAAGCTGAAGGTCACGCGAACGCAGGAGGTGGTCATCGGCGGCTATCGCCCCGGCATCGGGAGTCGTACCGGCCGCATCCGATCGTTGCTCGTCGGGGTGCCCGGCGATGACGGACTCGAGTACGCGGGGCGGGTCGGCACGGGCTTCCGCGAGATCGACCTCGACCGCCTGATCGCGGCACTGCGCCCGCTCGAGCAGCCCGCGTCCGCGTTCATCGAAGTACCCCGAGCGGATGCCTCGGACGCCGTGTGGGTGAGGCCCGAGCTCGTCGGCGAGATCGAGTTCGGCGAGTGGACGAGGTCGGGCGTGGCGCGGCATCCGTCATGGCGCGGACTCCGTCCCGACAAGGCGCCTGGCGACGTCGTGCGGGAGGGCGATCCGGGCGGTTCGGCGCCGTAACACGGTCGTGCTAGCGATGAAACAGCGGTGAGCACCGGGTCGAGTACCCTTCACTCGTGGGCACCCTCTATTACGGCGACTCAGGCACCCCCATCGGCATCGAAGACCAGGCGCTCGCGCACCTGAAGGTCGCGATCGTGACCAAGCTCCGGCGGGGTGAGAGCTTCACCGTGTCGTGGCTGCACGCTGACGACCAGCCCCGGGGCCGCAGCACCCTCTGGCTGCACCATACGATCCCGCTGCGCTTCGTGTTCGACGACGTCGAGCCGCCAGAACTCAGCAGGGAGTGGATCGAAGACCTCATGCGGTCGGCCAACAGCACGGGTGGCGTGCTGCTCGTCGACGAGCACGTCCACACCTACCGTGCGCCCGGCGGCGCGACGCAGCAGATCGACGCCTGACGCTCAGCCGCCGTCTTCGACGAGCAATTCGAGCAGTGCCGTCTCGCGCACCCCGGCGGTGGCGATGACCCGTCCACGCTCGTACTCTGCGATGACGCGCGGATCGATGTAGCTGCCGCGTGCGATCGTCGGGGTGTTGCCGAGCAGCGAGCTCGCGTGTTCGATCGCGTCGCGCACGGCGGCCCGTCGTGCACGCGCCGATCCGGCCGGGCCGAGCTCGGCGAGCCGGTCGGCGGCGGCGATGGTGCCGCGCAGGGTGCGGAAGTCCTTCGCGGTGAACGCTCCTCCCGTGCGCGAACGGATGTCCTCGTTGACGTCGGTGGCTCCGGCGGCGCGCATGCCGCGCCCATTGCTCCACGCGTAGAGCCGCGCGGCAGCCGAGCGCTGCGTCGCGCGGGCCACGAACGCCGCGAGCGAGGCATCCGCCACCTGAACGTTCTGCGTCTTGCCGCCTTTGGCGCGGAACCGGAAGCGCACCGCCTCGTCGTCGAGCAGTGACACGTTGCGCACGAGCAGCGTCGTGAGGCCACGGCTGCGTGCGATCGAGAGCGCTTCCTCCGAACCAATGCGGATCGCGCCGAGGTCGAGCGTGCGGAAGGCCGCGGCGAGCACGCGTTCGCGCGGGAGCTCGGTGAGCTGCAGGTCGCGCAGGACGCCCTTGCGAGCACCGGGGAGCACTTCGGCCAGTGCCGTCATCCGCAGGAACTTCTCTGTGTCCTGCCGCTCGCGCCACACCGGGTGGTAGAGGTACTGGCGGCGACCCGCCGAGTCCACGCCGACGGCGAGGATGTGCGCGTTCGGGGCATCCGCGATCCAGACGTCCTCCCAGGCGGGCGGCACGGCGAGGTCGGCGATGCGCTGCCGCTCGGCGCGCCCGGCGACGCCGCCGTCAGAGTGCACGTATCCGAACCCACGACCACGTCTCACCCGGATGAATCCGGGTGAGACGTACGGTTCGACGCGCCGCAGCCGCGGCATCCGTCGGCCGCTCAGTGGTTGCGCAAGGCGCTGATGAGCTCCGACTTGCGCTTGCCGCTGTAGCCCTTGAGGCCGAGCTCCTTGGCGCGCTTGCGCAGTGCGTCGACGGTCCATTCGTCGTAATCGCCGGCCTTGCCGCCCTTGCGGCCGACCTTGCTGCGACCCCGGCTGGCCGCCGCGTTGGAGATGCGCGCGGCCTTCTCCTTCGAGGCGCCGTCGTCGCGGAGCTCTTCGTAGAGCTTCGGGTCCTTCAGCGATGAGTTCTTGCGGCCCGGCATGGTGTGCTCCTTCCTTCTCGACGTTCAGAGGCCGCGCCCACCGGTGACCGGCAGGATCGCGCCCGAGACGTATGATGCCTCGTCCGAGGCCAGGTAGACGTAGGCGCCGGCGAGCTCCGCAGGCTGGCCCGCTCGCCCGAGCGGCGTGTTGCCGCCGAAGTCGGGCACCTTGTCGGGCCATCCGGTCGCCGGAATGAGCGGCGTCCAGATCGGGCCGGGTGCGACGGCGTTCACACGGATGCCGCGTGGCCCGAGCTCTTCGGCGAGCGCCTTCGTGAACGCGACGAGCGCGGCCTTCGTCATGGCGTAGTCGACGAGCGCCGACGACGGATCGAAGCCCTGGATCGACGTGGTCGTGATGATGCTCGACCCGGCGCGCATCACGGGCACCGCGGCGCGCGCAAGGAACACCGGCGCGAAGATGTTCACCCGCATCACGCGCTCGAAGTCGGCCGTCGGGATCTCCTCGATGCCCCCTCGATTCCGCTGGTGCGCGGCGTTCAGCACGAGCAGGTCGAGCCCGCCGAAGGCGCCCGCGGTTCGGCGCACGATCTCCTCGCAATAGGACTCATCCTGCAGGTCACCCGGGAGCAGGAGCGGCATCCGCCCGGCGTCCTCGATCCAGCGTGCCGTCTCCTCGGCGTCGGCCTCTTCGCTCGGGAGATAGGAGATCGCGACATCAGCGCCCTCGCGCGCGAACGCGATGGCCGTTGCGCGGCCGATGCCGGAGTCGCCGCCCGTGATGAGTGCTCGTCGATCGACGAGCCGGCGGCTGCCGCGGTAGCTCTGCTCACCGTGGTCGGGAAGCGGCGTCATCCGATCGGTCATCCCCGGCGGCTGCTGCTCCTGGCGGGGGAACGGTCCCGTAGCGTGCTTGATCGTAGGGTCGATGAGCTGATCATCGGTCATCACAAAGCCTCCTTCATGGCAAAGCCCCCCTCATTGCAGTGGCCAAAGCTACGCGCGCGCGTGCGATGCCTACAGGGGGTTGACAGTGGCGAACGTGCGAGCGGAACGCTTTCCAAGTTCGCGCCGACGGCTAGCACGCCGCTGAAACGGCGGTCAACCCCTAGTTGGCGGGGCTCGCGACTCCCTAACGTCGAACCAACGGGCGTCACCGCGCCCCAAGCCCTCGTCGAGTTCGACGAGGACCAGCCGCGCTCGTCCAACACGACGGGACGGCACCCGAGAAGGAGAGATCATGAACATTCTCGTCGCCATCATCGCCATCGTCGCCGTCGTGCTGCTGATCACAGGCGGACTCGTGGAGACCCTGAACTTCCTGCTCTGGGTCGGACTCGCGTTGGCGATCATCGCGGTCATCGTGTTCCTCGTGCGGTACCTCGGCGGGAACCGAACCGTATAGCTCGAAGCGTTGCGTGATCGGGCCCTGAGACCCGGTCAGCAAGAGGAGGGCGGCCTACGGGCCGCCCTCCTCTCCTGTTCATCCGCAGTTCGAGCGAGAAGACCTGCGGCGTGCCGCGGCGCTCGAACGTATCGCCGGTGGCGCACTCGGCGTAATCTCAATGATGTGGGCACTCTCTATTACGGCGACTCAGGCACCCCGATCGGCATCGAGGACCGCGCCCTCGCGCATCTGAAGATCGCCATCACCACGAAGCTGCGCCGCGGAGAGAGCTTCACCCTCTCGTGGCAGCACGCCGACGACCAGCCTCGCGGTCGAAGCACGCTGTGGCTGCATCCGTCGATCCCGCTCCGCTTCGTCTTCGACGAGCCCGAGGGGCCCGAGCTCAGCCGCACCTGGGTCGAAGACCTCATGCGCTCGGCGAACAGCACCGGCGGCATCCAGCTCGTGCCCGAACAGCTCGACAAAGAACCCATCAGCACACCCGACGCCCAACCTGTGCAGGTGGGCGTCGACGTGCAACCGATCGAAACCGATTCCTCGGGCCGGGGCGCAGAGAAGCAGACGGTCTAGAGCAGATCGGCGTCACTTCCTCGAATGCCCTCGCCGGGCTGGGTGAAGGGGTCCCGTGGCGTGGGCCGGCCGCTCACGTTCTGGTCGGGAACGGCGGGCTCGCCGCCGTGGATCTCGCCGCGCCAGGCGCCGGTCGGTGTGCGGCGCTCCTCGATGTACTCCTTGAATCGCTTGAGGTCGCTCTTCACCTGGAGGTCGTCGAGCTGGAGCGCAGCCCCGGCCGCTTCGACGAACCCCTCGGGCTCCCATTCGATGGTGAGGTCGATTCGGGTGCGCTCGGCCCCGAGGGCGCGGAAGTCCACCCGTCCGTTGTGCACGACTTCGCCGACGCTCCGCCACGTCACGTGGTCGTCGGGAACCTGGTCGCCGATCTCGGCATCGAACTCGCGCTTGACGCCGCCGATGGAGACGGTCCACTGGGTCATCGCGTCGTCGATCTGCCTGACGGAGTCGACGCCGCCGAGGAACTCAGGGAACGATTCGAACTGTGTCCACTGGTCGTAGGCGACCCGCGCGGGCACGTCGACCTCGATGTCTGCGGTCACTGTCGTGGTCATGATCATCCTCTCGTTCCGAGCGCGCCTATCGCGCTCGGATGACACGTTAGGCACGGCGCGACGCGACCACGAGGGGGTTGCCAGCCGCATACGCGGCTGCTACCACGGAGTAAGGGAACAGTACGCCACGGCGTCGGCGGGCGACGAGCCCGAGAGCCGCGTCGGAAGCCTGGAGGGAACGATGAGCGAACACGAGCAGGGAATCCACGCCGAGCGCTGGTGGCCGCAGCTGTCGATCACGGCCAAGCATCACCTCCTTGATGACCTCGACGGCGAGCTCGATGACGTCGTGCGCAACGAGATCTCCAAGATCACCGGCGAACCGGCGGGCGATCGGCTCGGTGACGGCGACAAGGCCTTCATCCGAACCCAGATCGAACCGGTCGACTGAGTCGCGTCACTCAAGACTGAGCGCGTAGCTCGCAACTGAGTCGTGTCACTCGCCTTCGAACGTGGCCGATTCGTCGGGCTCGGGCACGAACTGCAGTCCGGCCGTGCTGTTGGCCGAGAGGAGCATCTGCTCGATCCAGAGGCGGTTGAGCTTCGGGGGGCGGTTGCCGCTGAAGACGAACTGCAGGGGGATGGATTCGTGCAGCCAGATCGTCGTGCGACCGCTGCCGTTCTCCACGCCGTGCTCCCACGTCATCGCGAAGCTCTCCGACCGGCGGAGCTTGTTCAGGATGGCCACGCGCAAATGGGCGAGGGTGCGATCGTCGATCTCGATCTCGCGTGGTGAGGAGTTGTAGATGAACTTGCCCATGCTTCGAATCTATCCCGCGACGATGTGCAATGGGTGATCAGATCGGCCGCTCTTCCCTGTCAAGCCCCTGCCGAGGGCGCCGACGGGCGGGTAGGAACGGATCATGAAAGCCGTCACCTGGCACGCTGCACGCGACGTTCGCGTCGAGGAGGTTCCCGAACCGTCGGTGCTGGAGCCCACGGATGCCGTGATCCGCGTGACCTCCGCGGCGATCTGCGGATCCGACCTGCACCTCTACGACGTGCTCGGTCCGTTCATGCACCGCGGCGACATCCTGGGACATGAGGCGATGGGGGTCGTCGAAGACATCGGTGACGCAGTACGTCGCGTCGCCGTGGGGGACCGGGTCGTCGTGCCCTTCGTCATCGCGTGCGGTCACTGCTTCATGTGCGCAAAGGGGCTCACGACGCAATGCGAGACCACCCAGGATGTGGACCGCGGCACGGGTGCGATGCTCTACGGCTACACCGAGCTCTATGGGTCGGTGCCGGGCGGACAGGCGGAGTTCCTGCGCGTGCGGCTTGCCGACGCCAACGCGCAAGTCGTGGGGCGAGACCTGCCCGACGAGCGGTACCTCTTCCTCAGTGACATCCTCCCGACGGCGTGGCAGGGGGTGCGCTACGCCGACGTCGCGCCCGGCGATTCGCTCGCGGTGCTCGGCCTCGGCCCCGTGGGCCAGCTCGTCGCGCGCATCGCGAAGCACGAGGGGGTGCGCGTGTTCGCGATCGAACCCGTGGTCGAGCGGCGACTGATGGCCGAGCGATACGGCGCCGAGGTCTTCGATCTCACGGATGACGCGATCACCGCCATTCGCGACGCGACCGACGGGCGCGGGCCCGACGCCGTCGTCGACGCGGTGGGCCTCGAGGCGCACGGCAGCCCCGGCGCGGCGTTCGCACAGAATGCCGTGGGCGTGATGCCGAGCGGCATCGCGAAGCAGGTGATGACCAAGGCGGGAATCGACCGGCTCGCCGCCCTGCACCTCGCGATCGACCTCGTACGTCGTGGCGGCACGGTCTCGGTGAGCGGCGTGTATGGCGGCACGCTCGATCCGATGCCGCTGCTGCGCATCTTCGACAAGCAGCTGACCTTCCGGTTCGGGCAGTCCAACGTCCACCGTTGGATCAGCGAGCTGCTTCCCCTCGCCGAACAGGAGTCCGACCCCCTCGGCCTCGAGGATCTCGCCACGCACCGGGTGCCGCTCGACCGTGCGCCCGACATGTACGAGCTCTTCAAAGCGAAGGAGCAGGGCTGCATCAAGGTCGTGCTGAAGCCGTGATCTGTGGTCAGCCTTTCTCCGGACAAGCGCTGCTGTCAAGCCCTACTGCCGAACGCCACCCGGAAGTACCGTGACCGTGTGCCGGGGTCGGGTGCCCCAGCTGTTCCGAGGGGGGACCGATCATGAATCGACTTCACAGCGCCGGCGCGATCGTGGCGGGTGCCGCCGCCGTCGCGCTCATGCTCGGCGGGTGTGCCGTCGGCACCGGCGGGGGCGCCGACGACGACGCCGACTAC
The Agromyces albus DNA segment above includes these coding regions:
- a CDS encoding SRPBCC family protein; translated protein: MTTTVTADIEVDVPARVAYDQWTQFESFPEFLGGVDSVRQIDDAMTQWTVSIGGVKREFDAEIGDQVPDDHVTWRSVGEVVHNGRVDFRALGAERTRIDLTIEWEPEGFVEAAGAALQLDDLQVKSDLKRFKEYIEERRTPTGAWRGEIHGGEPAVPDQNVSGRPTPRDPFTQPGEGIRGSDADLL
- a CDS encoding DNA topoisomerase IB, whose translation is MHSDGGVAGRAERQRIADLAVPPAWEDVWIADAPNAHILAVGVDSAGRRQYLYHPVWRERQDTEKFLRMTALAEVLPGARKGVLRDLQLTELPRERVLAAAFRTLDLGAIRIGSEEALSIARSRGLTTLLVRNVSLLDDEAVRFRFRAKGGKTQNVQVADASLAAFVARATQRSAAARLYAWSNGRGMRAAGATDVNEDIRSRTGGAFTAKDFRTLRGTIAAADRLAELGPAGSARARRAAVRDAIEHASSLLGNTPTIARGSYIDPRVIAEYERGRVIATAGVRETALLELLVEDGG
- a CDS encoding DUF7218 family protein; this translates as MPGRKNSSLKDPKLYEELRDDGASKEKAARISNAAASRGRSKVGRKGGKAGDYDEWTVDALRKRAKELGLKGYSGKRKSELISALRNH
- a CDS encoding alcohol dehydrogenase catalytic domain-containing protein — encoded protein: MKAVTWHAARDVRVEEVPEPSVLEPTDAVIRVTSAAICGSDLHLYDVLGPFMHRGDILGHEAMGVVEDIGDAVRRVAVGDRVVVPFVIACGHCFMCAKGLTTQCETTQDVDRGTGAMLYGYTELYGSVPGGQAEFLRVRLADANAQVVGRDLPDERYLFLSDILPTAWQGVRYADVAPGDSLAVLGLGPVGQLVARIAKHEGVRVFAIEPVVERRLMAERYGAEVFDLTDDAITAIRDATDGRGPDAVVDAVGLEAHGSPGAAFAQNAVGVMPSGIAKQVMTKAGIDRLAALHLAIDLVRRGGTVSVSGVYGGTLDPMPLLRIFDKQLTFRFGQSNVHRWISELLPLAEQESDPLGLEDLATHRVPLDRAPDMYELFKAKEQGCIKVVLKP
- a CDS encoding DUF7882 family protein — its product is MGTLYYGDSGTPIGIEDQALAHLKVAIVTKLRRGESFTVSWLHADDQPRGRSTLWLHHTIPLRFVFDDVEPPELSREWIEDLMRSANSTGGVLLVDEHVHTYRAPGGATQQIDA
- a CDS encoding DUF7882 family protein is translated as MGKFIYNSSPREIEIDDRTLAHLRVAILNKLRRSESFAMTWEHGVENGSGRTTIWLHESIPLQFVFSGNRPPKLNRLWIEQMLLSANSTAGLQFVPEPDESATFEGE
- a CDS encoding DUF7882 family protein; translation: MGTLYYGDSGTPIGIEDRALAHLKIAITTKLRRGESFTLSWQHADDQPRGRSTLWLHPSIPLRFVFDEPEGPELSRTWVEDLMRSANSTGGIQLVPEQLDKEPISTPDAQPVQVGVDVQPIETDSSGRGAEKQTV
- a CDS encoding SDR family oxidoreductase; translated protein: MTDDQLIDPTIKHATGPFPRQEQQPPGMTDRMTPLPDHGEQSYRGSRRLVDRRALITGGDSGIGRATAIAFAREGADVAISYLPSEEADAEETARWIEDAGRMPLLLPGDLQDESYCEEIVRRTAGAFGGLDLLVLNAAHQRNRGGIEEIPTADFERVMRVNIFAPVFLARAAVPVMRAGSSIITTTSIQGFDPSSALVDYAMTKAALVAFTKALAEELGPRGIRVNAVAPGPIWTPLIPATGWPDKVPDFGGNTPLGRAGQPAELAGAYVYLASDEASYVSGAILPVTGGRGL
- a CDS encoding ATP-dependent DNA ligase, producing MVDLRHLDEWGEANHVRDPDLVELRRANARHGHDGCMAEGTRQLVDVDGRRLRLTNLDKVMYPETGMTKGEVISYYAEVAKVMVPLVAGRPVTRKRWVQGVGTPDAPGQVFFEKALAEHAPDWVRHGVIEHSDGPKTYPIADNRATLVWLAQQASLEVHVPQWRFQPDGSRGNPDRMVFDLDPGEGMGLAECAEVALLVRDILEGMGLEAFPVTSGSKGLHLYAPLDGSQTSQQASKIAHELAKALEDDHPELIVSSMRKMLREGRVLIDWSQNNQNKTTIAPYSLRGQFRPTVAAPRTWEELERPGLRHLDAHEVLARVADGLDPTAPLARSGGSGAGPLATYLSMRSSEATPEPMPDSSWGAAGGGDPTFVIQEHHARRLHFDFRLERDGVLKSWAVPKGVPDDPGTNHLAVQTEDHPMEYGSFEGTIPAGEYGAGSVTIWDSGTYETEKWRDDEVIVDVDGRPGGPLGRVRLALIRTDGEGEKSTWLMHRMKDQRPGHWSPTSKARHASEAPEDGADASPEPGLDTRPPAAGATRPPKAEAKPAGRVGPILQRPMLATATNPAVAASLDPAGWAIEWKWDGIRVLARTEDGGVRLLTRNGNDVTAKYPELADISSALRGDALVDGEIVALDEDGRPSFGLLQQRMNLSKLREIARVAASVPVRLRLFDVLEIAGYEVMDEPYVTRRARLERLVREREGVPLELPEQVGGTVSEALEESRRLGLEGIVAKRRDSPYRPGVRSDEWLKLKVTRTQEVVIGGYRPGIGSRTGRIRSLLVGVPGDDGLEYAGRVGTGFREIDLDRLIAALRPLEQPASAFIEVPRADASDAVWVRPELVGEIEFGEWTRSGVARHPSWRGLRPDKAPGDVVREGDPGGSAP